The genome window AGGTAAATTTAAATTCATCGGCTTTTAACGTTCGCCTCCGCCACTGTCCAGCAGACAAACAAAACCGGCCGCATTCTCATCAGGAATGCGGCCGGCTTGGACTTTCAAAGGGACTGGCAGAAAAACTCACATCTCGGCGGCGGTATCACCGTCATCGGGATCCGGTCCGCCGTTCTGCAGGAAGCGGTCGGCGATAAGCCCGGCATTCTGGCGCAGCGACAGCTCGATCTCGCGCGCAAGATCCGGATTGTCGCGCAGGAAGGTCTTGGCATTTTCGCGGCCCTGGCCGAGACGCTGGCTGTTATAGGAGAACCAGGCGCCTGATTTTTCGACGATGCCGGCCTTGACGCCGAGATCGACCAGTTCGCCGGTCTTGGAAACACCCTCGCCATACATGATGTCGAACTCGACCTGCTTGAAGGGCGGCGCCATCTTGTTCTTGACGACTTTGACGCGGGTCTGGTTGCCGATCACCTCTTCGCGCTCCTTGACCGCCCCGATGCGGCGGATGTCGAGGCGCACGGAGGCATAGAACTTCAGCGCATTGCCGCCCGTCGTTGTCTCAGGCGAACCGAACATGACGCCGATCTTCATGCGGATCTGGTTGATGAAGATCACCATGGTGTTCGACTTGGAAATCGAAGCGGTAAGCTTGCGCAACGCCTGGCTCATCAGGCGCGCCTGCAGGCCGGGAAGGCTGTCGCCCATCTCGCCTTCGATTTCGGCGCGCGGCGTCAGTGCGGCAACCGAATCGACGACGAGAACGTCGACGGCGCCGGAGCGCACCAGCGTATCGGTGATTTCGAGCGCCTGCTCGCCGGTATCGGGCTGCGAGATCAGAAGGTTCTGCAGATCGACGCCGAGCTTGCGGGCATAGACGGGATCGAGCGCATGTTCGGCATCGACGAAAGCGCAGATGCCGCCCTTCTTCTGCGCTTCGGCAATGGTCTGCAGCGCAAGCGTCGTCTTACCGGAGCTTTCCGGCCCATAAATTTCGATGATACGGCCCCGCGGCAGACCGCCAACGCCGAGGGCGATATCGAGACCAAGCGAGCCGGTCGAGATCGTCTCGATCTCAACAACATTCTCGTTGGAGCCGAGTTTCATGATCGAGCCCTTGCCGAACGACCGCTCTATCTGTGAGAGTGCCGCTTCAAGCGCCTTGCTTTTGTCCACCGATTTGTCCTCTACCAGCCGCAATGAATTTTGAGACATCCGATCCACCTTTAGGTTATTGAAGCCGCTCAAGCAATGTCGAGTTTGTACCCTATTTGTTCCATTCTCGCAATAGGCGATCAAACAATTGAAAGAAAAAGGTAAAATGGCCCGTGTTCTGTATTTGTTTTATCGATGAAAAGCAACGACTTAGGTCTGAAGCACCGACACGCGCGCGCCAAAACCCATCGCATCGATTCGCGCTTCGAGCCTCAGGAGAGCGGCTGAAATGAACAGAAAGATTCTCGTTCTCGGTGGTGCC of Rhizobium sp. BT04 contains these proteins:
- the recA gene encoding recombinase RecA; the encoded protein is MSQNSLRLVEDKSVDKSKALEAALSQIERSFGKGSIMKLGSNENVVEIETISTGSLGLDIALGVGGLPRGRIIEIYGPESSGKTTLALQTIAEAQKKGGICAFVDAEHALDPVYARKLGVDLQNLLISQPDTGEQALEITDTLVRSGAVDVLVVDSVAALTPRAEIEGEMGDSLPGLQARLMSQALRKLTASISKSNTMVIFINQIRMKIGVMFGSPETTTGGNALKFYASVRLDIRRIGAVKEREEVIGNQTRVKVVKNKMAPPFKQVEFDIMYGEGVSKTGELVDLGVKAGIVEKSGAWFSYNSQRLGQGRENAKTFLRDNPDLAREIELSLRQNAGLIADRFLQNGGPDPDDGDTAAEM